From Rhodamnia argentea isolate NSW1041297 chromosome 10, ASM2092103v1, whole genome shotgun sequence, a single genomic window includes:
- the LOC115757640 gene encoding putative phosphatidylglycerol/phosphatidylinositol transfer protein DDB_G0282179, producing MEMAQLKLAVLALCLFLPFNRATDVNYCDKKTEYAVKVSGVEISPSPVARGKPATFSIAATTGEAISGGKLAIDVSYFGFHIHSETHDLCEETSCPVTEGDFVVAHSQVLPGFTPPGSYSLTMKMYDENKQELTCIAFDFNIGFASSVVES from the exons ATGGAGATGGCGCAGCTGAAGCTCGCGGTTTTGGCGCTTTGCCTGTTTCTGCCTTTCAACCGAGCGACCGACGTCAATTACTGCG ATAAGAAGACGGAGTACGCCGTTAAGGTCTCTGGAGTGGAGATATCGCCCTCTCCGGTGGCGAGAGGCAAGCCGGCCACCTTCAGCATTGCTGCGACCACAG GCGAAGCAATCAGTGGTGGGAAATTGGCGATCGATGTCTCATACTTTGGATTTCACATTCACAGTGAAACCCATGACCTTTGTGAAGAGACATCTTGTCCTGTAACAGAGGGAGATTTTGTTGTGGCTCACTCACAAGTTTTGCCTGGATTTACCCCGCCT GGTTCTTATTCCCTCACGATGAAGATGTATGATGAGAATAAGCAAGAGCTAACCTGCATTGCCTTTGATTTCAACATTGGGTTCGCTTCATCTGTAGTCGAAAGCTAA
- the LOC125312700 gene encoding uncharacterized protein LOC125312700, with product MTGMKGRFLKKLKLISTISTLKRGLVAQLNHAGKLSDENGRYPPPIHHGHQGGEVDKPVVQNRIADLKNGQEEVLSSLGSAATTPATDDLEEEIFSDAEGDMEFPFPALDVTTDYETCGLRADSLEGIAKAQLGIEDARDYKEHCHPSLWDFQEKCPPGGRDSVVFYTTSLTGIRRTFEDCNAVRFLLRSFKINFHERDVSLHLQFREELRKILGQGVIPPKLFVRGRYIGGADEVLTLHEQGSLRKLFEGIPLDLSKNTCVQCANVRFVICLACHGSCRVVRDKEDEPWIRCPECNENGLIRCPACS from the coding sequence ATGACAGGAATGAAGGGAAGGTTCTTGAAGAAACTGAAGTTGATTTCGACAATAAGCACTCTTAAGCGCGGCTTAGTCGCTCAGCTAAACCATGCCGGGAAACTATCTGATGAGAATGGTCGCTACCCGCCGCCGATTCACCATGGACACCAGGGGGGTGAAGTTGACAAACCTGTCGTGCAGAATCGCATTGCCGATCTCAAGAATGGCCAGGAGGAGGTCTTATCCTCCCTGGGATCGGCAGCAACGACTCCCGCGACAGATGACTTGGAGGAGGAGATCTTCTCAGATGCAGAAGGCGACATGGAATTCCCATTTCCAGCACTAGATGTCACAACCGATTACGAAACCTGTGGTCTTCGGGCTGATTCCTTAGAGGGCATAGCGAAAGCCCAGCTCGGGATAGAGGACGCTAGGGACTACAAGGAGCACTGTCACCCATCTCTCTGGGACTTTCAGGAGAAGTGCCCGCCAGGAGGAAGAGATTCGGTTGTTTTCTACACAACAAGCCTGACGGGAATACGGAGGACGTTCGAGGACTGCAATGCTGTCCGGTTCTTACTGAGGAGTTTTAAAATCAACTTTCACGAGAGGGATGTGTCGTTGCACCTGCAATTCCGGGAGGAGCTGCGGAAGATCCTTGGCCAGGGAGTGATCCCTCCGAAGCTGTTTGTAAGAGGAAGGTACATCGGAGGAGCCGACGAAGTCCTCACGCTGCATGAGCAAGGGAGCTTGAGGAAGCTTTTCGAAGGGATTCCGCTTGACCTCTCAAAGAACACATGCGTTCAATGTGCCAATGTAAGATTCGTGATATGTTTGGCTTGCCATGGAAGCTGCAGGGTGGTTAGGGACAAGGAGGACGAACCGTGGATTCGATGCCCTGAGTGCAACGAAAATGGCCTGATTAGGTGCCCCGCATGTAGCTGA